A stretch of the Macrobrachium nipponense isolate FS-2020 chromosome 23, ASM1510439v2, whole genome shotgun sequence genome encodes the following:
- the LOC135201453 gene encoding AP-4 complex subunit sigma-1-like isoform X4 — MMQYLLISSKEGNVQFSHYFVHTPQNIRTTNEARVVGKCLAGDKDSCHFLEDGDFTLIFRWFGPCLFIVAADKSENELMVYEFLSLYVNALHRYFGKFSERHVLFNIDRLHMVLEEMVVDGEVVETSIKNALSPIQMLDTVSR; from the exons ATGATGCAGTATTTACTTATATCGTCTAAAGAAGGAAATGTacaattttctcattattttgtgCATACACCTCAAAATATACGGACAACAAACGAAGCAAGAGTCGTTGGCAAGTGCTTAGCTGGTGACAAGGATTCT tGCCATTTCCTGGAAGATGGAGATTTCACCCTCATATTTCGATGGTTtggtccctgtctcttcattgTTGCAGCTGATAAGTCAGAAAATGAACTCATGGTGTACGAGTTCCTTAGTTTGTATGTGAACGCACTCCATCGATACTTTGGGAAGTTTTCTGAGCGTCATGTTCTTTTCAATATCGACAGACTTCATATGGTGTTAGAGGAAATGGTGGTTGACGGTGAAGTTGTGGAAACTTCCATAAAAAATGCATTAAGCCCTATCCAGATGCTGGATACAGTATCCAGATAA
- the LOC135201453 gene encoding AP-4 complex subunit sigma-1-like isoform X3, with translation MSSDFPNTSIPIPKMMQYLLISSKEGNVQFSHYFVHTPQNIRTTNEARVVGKCLAGDKDSCHFLEDGDFTLIFRWFGPCLFIVAADKSENELMVYEFLSLYVNALHRYFGKFSERHVLFNIDRLHMVLEEMVVDGEVVETSIKNALSPIQMLDTVSR, from the exons ATGTCGAGTGATTTCCCA AATACTTCCATACCAATACCCAAAATGATGCAGTATTTACTTATATCGTCTAAAGAAGGAAATGTacaattttctcattattttgtgCATACACCTCAAAATATACGGACAACAAACGAAGCAAGAGTCGTTGGCAAGTGCTTAGCTGGTGACAAGGATTCT tGCCATTTCCTGGAAGATGGAGATTTCACCCTCATATTTCGATGGTTtggtccctgtctcttcattgTTGCAGCTGATAAGTCAGAAAATGAACTCATGGTGTACGAGTTCCTTAGTTTGTATGTGAACGCACTCCATCGATACTTTGGGAAGTTTTCTGAGCGTCATGTTCTTTTCAATATCGACAGACTTCATATGGTGTTAGAGGAAATGGTGGTTGACGGTGAAGTTGTGGAAACTTCCATAAAAAATGCATTAAGCCCTATCCAGATGCTGGATACAGTATCCAGATAA
- the LOC135201453 gene encoding AP-4 complex subunit sigma-1-like isoform X1 — translation MTRLVCLHTATLPKERKNTSIPIPKMMQYLLISSKEGNVQFSHYFVHTPQNIRTTNEARVVGKCLAGDKDSCHFLEDGDFTLIFRWFGPCLFIVAADKSENELMVYEFLSLYVNALHRYFGKFSERHVLFNIDRLHMVLEEMVVDGEVVETSIKNALSPIQMLDTVSR, via the exons ATGACCagacttgtttgtttacatactgCGACATTACCAAAGGAAAGGAAG AATACTTCCATACCAATACCCAAAATGATGCAGTATTTACTTATATCGTCTAAAGAAGGAAATGTacaattttctcattattttgtgCATACACCTCAAAATATACGGACAACAAACGAAGCAAGAGTCGTTGGCAAGTGCTTAGCTGGTGACAAGGATTCT tGCCATTTCCTGGAAGATGGAGATTTCACCCTCATATTTCGATGGTTtggtccctgtctcttcattgTTGCAGCTGATAAGTCAGAAAATGAACTCATGGTGTACGAGTTCCTTAGTTTGTATGTGAACGCACTCCATCGATACTTTGGGAAGTTTTCTGAGCGTCATGTTCTTTTCAATATCGACAGACTTCATATGGTGTTAGAGGAAATGGTGGTTGACGGTGAAGTTGTGGAAACTTCCATAAAAAATGCATTAAGCCCTATCCAGATGCTGGATACAGTATCCAGATAA
- the LOC135201453 gene encoding AP-4 complex subunit sigma-1-like isoform X2: MRDPQTVHYFFLTRCQNTSIPIPKMMQYLLISSKEGNVQFSHYFVHTPQNIRTTNEARVVGKCLAGDKDSCHFLEDGDFTLIFRWFGPCLFIVAADKSENELMVYEFLSLYVNALHRYFGKFSERHVLFNIDRLHMVLEEMVVDGEVVETSIKNALSPIQMLDTVSR, encoded by the exons ATGCGAGACCCACAGACAGTTCATTATTTCTTTCTCACCAGatgccag AATACTTCCATACCAATACCCAAAATGATGCAGTATTTACTTATATCGTCTAAAGAAGGAAATGTacaattttctcattattttgtgCATACACCTCAAAATATACGGACAACAAACGAAGCAAGAGTCGTTGGCAAGTGCTTAGCTGGTGACAAGGATTCT tGCCATTTCCTGGAAGATGGAGATTTCACCCTCATATTTCGATGGTTtggtccctgtctcttcattgTTGCAGCTGATAAGTCAGAAAATGAACTCATGGTGTACGAGTTCCTTAGTTTGTATGTGAACGCACTCCATCGATACTTTGGGAAGTTTTCTGAGCGTCATGTTCTTTTCAATATCGACAGACTTCATATGGTGTTAGAGGAAATGGTGGTTGACGGTGAAGTTGTGGAAACTTCCATAAAAAATGCATTAAGCCCTATCCAGATGCTGGATACAGTATCCAGATAA